One Paralichthys olivaceus isolate ysfri-2021 chromosome 8, ASM2471397v2, whole genome shotgun sequence genomic region harbors:
- the LOC109643978 gene encoding uncharacterized protein produces MSLHVFLLLLALSWRRCAAQVNTDEENKPPDGHRGQDDAFFALRSCHQLLRSDSGEFFSPDYLCSNPSLWCNWTIQVDPGKRIHLHLEDLTLDEDCHLKQDQVHVDEPVGRFGVHKILQKCWREAKYTTTSNTLNVVLLIGGWPDSPYRGFYGRYQAFGPPVIYNPQDAFTVGDETSEPALGPVDEQLESSFHPSPVNFDPLYDYYDQHSVVMAADTDTEVSENLHLSLGNYSHIYPLTAVPTAPASTRGTSRSGRDAALTPSGRSDSPVEPVTPQQHRNHELKPNDRIPAAVRRNAEEASTLQEEASTLPEEASTLPEEASTLQEEAAGPEEASTLPEEASFLLEEAAGPEDESGSRSRSGEDQSAAADAENRPEVSEASDQRPSASETKQSHPHPNTVEPLSDHRGNLNGRNHSGAPHLPGDHLFEVTVEVNFSQDVDESWDHVATSLLLSVKTLISERLETPHTSLLPKRIKRLSAGVVFILWLQTGQGRGSQHLHRVVDAAGQSLINTSVGRGGIHRKAVIMSVSTADVNECGTQLVLCDVKAECENQFGSYSCRCRPGFLDVSRLGSGGTVCVDVAAAGCSSGLSAETKGVYVLFFLLSSLILMLLAAAGMLYRRHRRGTFLVHCSGISPPDPNNNRHHHDGYSSPSDSDMPPPPPPPRAAPREAWPQVKELCPTVDLPLLRFSPLLPPDVYLEPRQGGKM; encoded by the exons atgAGCCTCCACGTGTTCCTGCTCCTTCTGGCTTTGAGCTGGAGACGCTGCGCTGCACAG GTGAACACAGACGAAGAAAACAAACCTCCAG ATGGACACAGAGGTCAGGACGATGCTTTCTTCGCCCTGCGGAGCTGCCACCAGCTGCTGCGCAGCGACAGCGGTGAGTTTTTCTCGCCGGACTACCTGTGCTCCAACCCGTCTCTGTGGTGCAACTGGACCATCCAGGTGGATCCTGGGAAGAGGATTCATCTGCACCTGGAGGACTTGACCCTCGACGAAGACTGCCACCTCAAGCAGGACCAGGTCCACGTGGACGAGCCCGTCGGCCGTTTTGGCGTCCACAAGATCCTGCAGAAGTGCTGGCGTGAGGCCAAGTACACCACGACCTCCAACACTCTGAACGTGGTGCTGCTGATCGGTGGCTGGCCCGACTCGCCCTACAGGGGCTTCTACGGCCGCTACCAGGCATTTGGACCGCCGGTGATTTACAACCCACAGGACGCGTTCACAGTGGGAGACGAGACGTCAGAACCAGCTCTCGGTCCAGTGGATGAACAGCTGGAGTCCAGTTTTCATCCATCACCAGTGAACTTTGATCCATTGTATGATTATTATGATCAACATTCAGTTGTGATGGCAGCGGACACAGACACTGAG GTGAGTGAAAACCTCCATCTATCCTTGGGAAACTACAGTCACATCTACCCGTTAACAGCTGTCCCCACAGCGCCAGCGTCCACTCGGGGGACGTCCCGGTCAGGAAGAGATGCTGCTCTCACCCCTTCCGGTCGCTCGGACTCACCTGTTGAACCAGTGACTCCTCAGCAGCATCGCAACCATGAGCTGAAACCCAACGATCGCATCCCAGCAGCAGTGCGAAGGAACGCAGAGGAAGCTTCAACCCTTCAAGAGGAAGCTTCAACCCTTCCAGAGGAAGCTTCAACCCTTCCAGAGGAAGCTTCAACCCTTCAAGAGGAAGCTGCCGGTCCGGAGGAAGCTTCAACCCTTCCAGAGGAAGCTTCATTCCTTCTAGAGGAAGCTGCCGGTCCGGAGGATGAGAGTGGTTCACGCAGCCGCTCAGGAGAGGACCAGTCTGCCGCTGCAGATGCTGAGAACAGACCTGAGGTCAGCGAGGCCTCAGACCAGCGTCCCTCCGCCTCTGAGACCAAACAGAGTCATCCTCACCCCAACACGGTGGAGCCGCTGTCGGACCACAGAGGGAACC TCAACGGGAGAAATCACTCCGGAGCTCCTCACCTTCCTGGTG ATCACCTGTTCGAAGTGACCGTCGAGGTGAATTTCAGTCAGGATGTGGACGAGTCGTGGGACCACGTGGCCACGTCGCTGCTGCTGTCGGTGAAGACTCTG ATCAGTGAGCGGCTGGAAACTCCGCACACGTCCCTGCTGCCTAAAAGAATAAAGAG gTTGAGTGCAGGAGTTGTGTTTATCCTCTGGCTGCAGACGGGACAGGGGCGAGGGAGTCAACACTTGCACAGGGTCGTGGACGCTGCCGGCCAGAGCCTCATCAACACCAGTGTGGGCCGCGGGGGAATCCACAGGAAGGCCGTCATCATGTCTGTGTCGACCGCAG atgtaaACGAGTGTGGGACCCAGCTGGTGTTGTGCGACGTTAAAGCAGAATGTGAGAACCAGTTCGGCTCGTACTCGTGCCGCTGCCGGCCGGGTTTCCTGGACGTGTCCCGTCTGGGATCTGGAGGAACCGTCTGCGTGGACGTGGCGGCTGCAG GTTGCAGCTCGGGCCTGTCAGCTGAGACCAAAGGCGTCTACGTGCTCTTCTTCCTGCTCAGCTCCCTCATCCTGATGCTGCTGGCGGCCGCCGGCATGCTGTACCGCCGTCACCGCCGGGGGACCTTCCTGGTTCATTGCAGCGGCATCTCACCTCCTGACCCCAACAACAACCGTCACCATCACGACGGCTACTCGAGCCCCAGCGACTCTGACATGCCCCCGCCACCCCCGCCCCCCCGGGCTGCCCCCAGAGAGGCCTGGCCCCAGGTGAAGGAGCTCTGTCCGACTGTGGACCTGCCGCTGCTTCGCTTCAGCCCCCTGCTGCCGCCGGACGTCTACCTGGAGCCACGGCAGGGCGGGAAGATGTGA